A window of the Etheostoma spectabile isolate EspeVRDwgs_2016 unplaced genomic scaffold, UIUC_Espe_1.0 scaffold00004438, whole genome shotgun sequence genome harbors these coding sequences:
- the LOC116677135 gene encoding uncharacterized protein LOC116677135 isoform X1, which translates to MARNSYRDNYYQCHNRDEGSDSYPGWRESTPTPERNQRLRLETEGVARHSKSGINNRDSSAGQNNVGYQGKKGAFCDRSQFQANRPRFQPDRLSLKTGECQARQNSDKRAPRDRAPPYGAQVNFRKREGCITPSEGQPKSCWTSDTYADDLTWSPNSYQSQSRGGGYCSRTTRRGRSQGTRGDHSQGTRGRHSRGTRACHSQGTRGGHSKGTRGGRSQRPRCGRSQRARGSPGGNNESPVCDLTRRGHEPFTRDSVNRKRKNVDKARQEAKRSRYDKPNETRRGSAADRTGDTSIDMSRKQSRSPYKNASRMKQPDDNPSDGELLGTPGVSKLPREAKLASEEPTRDEPESRSGPVSTDEEGLARGTEVASVVHVVRDRKKQKSLCVNKLKLPKDKPEGQSGCEQSQVTSRKKVKSAGAMSKGKRKPINRKHVSVAKTSGGLKRRKDYNNAGPHKPESHTPIKRGAKRSAEDHTENRSVDMSNQQCKSRPVPDKPRSRALQLENSSSDNDCFVVDDDSNAAPRKPGSHSPIKGTVEGSAENHTENTSATGNLVSRRTWSRLNNNIDSYDDESDSPRPGRATSSDRDDRRSTERSRESQESPDGKNTTLDVPDTRSIHVSTDGVGNAPHTEVVSSDKQESVDSEEQNDQSDAPPSAKRTQGSQELPDGKNTTLDVPNTRSMYVSTDGVGNAPQAEVVSSDKQESVDSEEQNDQSDAPPSAKRTQGSQELPDGKNTTLDVPDTRSIHVSTDGVGNAPHTEVVSSDKQESVDSEEQNDQSDAPPSAKRTQGSQELPDGKNTTLDVPNTRSMYVSTDGVGNAPQAMVVTDAEEEVLEGEKQDVLVSNQLQERDRHQPSSDPAQNYPHCNTSTAEIIHTHLHATDQGTVVCQQEQLHHLQGQQGPHLQEPKTPVVLQAQEWHQQQYSQGLQQQQYSQELQQQQYSQELQQQQYSQWQQKPYPQDLQTPVVLQPQGLQQQQYSQGQQQQQYSQWQQKPYPQDPQTPMVLQPQGEQQQQQGSTSNPGFIDTHKMLEGLNPVIHRQESLYHLQSHAPQGFCLPQLMPITTPAQCEPDISYQEPSPNLSQEHGDGGTEDFDMLLIAVKQSVLCSTCKTMFNRAIVCDGYLIELNRAIQCECHCVTCTLCYRKGKPCRLCRLKPKNGLVSTIANTLTSCPVLDKIGDWDLGLDDTDPFKTENEINECVRQILTQDQPPSAEDLDRAFETLIQDGNDTMTFKYWPNKPMPLHVANKYVCIPHVPGFWDHVIVATHAPHTMEDLIGPDVFLPKLFGVELGCYRFHWCCLVLKKQMVLSVWCTDEPGNGQPRVIPIVENDLRSYTDSPKFTDMVFYLREWFTAQYTSPSRELNMVLDCKPSQGSTFVHFIAYLASKIGMRCVTPNVSQVKTKHDMNYHLNLKAADHIFAEPSVSGYCLNIVDEFAHRNNTKAVSVSVQCVYTCTEKYSVM; encoded by the exons ATGGCTCGTAATTCCTACAGAGATAATTACTACCAGTGTCACAACAGAGATGAAGGATCTGACAGTTATCCAGGGTGGAGAGAATCAACACCCACTCCAGAGCGAAACCAAAGGTTGAGGTTGGAGACTGAAGGTGTAGCTAGGCATAGCAAGTCTGGCATCAACAACCGAGACTCGTCTGCTGGGCAAAACAATGTTGGGTACCAGGGAAAAAAAGGAGCCTTCTGTGATAGATCTCAGTTTCAGGCCAATAGACCCAGGTTTCAGCCAGACCGGTTATCACTCAAGACAGGTGAATGCCAGGCTAGACAAAACAGTGACAAGCGAGCACCAAGGGATCGTGCTCCTCCATATGGTGCACAAGTGAACTTCCGTAAACGTGAAGGGTGTATTACACCCTCCGAAGGGCAACCCAAAAGCTGCTGGACATCTGATACATATGCCGATGACCTGACTTGGTCTCCAAACAGCTACCAGTCACAGTCGAGAGGCGGTGGCTACTGTTCCCGGACCACACGACGCGGTCGCTCTCAGGGCACACGTGGCGACCACTCTCAGGGCACACGTGGCCGCCACTCTCGGGGCACACGTGCCTGCCACTCTCAGGGTACCCGTGGCGGCCACTCTAAGGGCACACGTGGCGGTCGCTCTCAGCGTCCACGATGCGGCCGCTCTCAGCGCGCACGAGGCAGTCCAGGTGGCAACAATGAGAGTCCTGTATGTGACTTAACCAGGAGAGGGCATGAACCCTTCACCAGGGATTCTGTGAACCGCAAGCGCAAGAATGTTGACAAGGCCCGCCAAGAGGCAAAGCGTAGCAGATACGATAAGCCTAACGAGACGagaagaggatctgcagcagaCCGTACCGGGGATACATCGATTGACATGTCCAGAAAGCAGTCTAGGTCTCCCTATAAAAATGCGAGTCGCATGAAACAGCCTGATGACAATCCCAGTGATGGCGAACTTCTTGGCACGCCTGGTGTGTCCAAGTTGCCACGTGAAGCCAAGCTTGCATCTGAGGAACCTACTCGTGACGAACCCGAGAGCCGGTCCGGGCCTGTGTCTACAGATGAAGAAGGCCTTGCACGTGGCAC GGAGGTTGCAAGTGTTGTACACGTTGTCCGTGACCGTAAAAAACAGAAATCCCTGTGTGTTAACAAGCTGAAATTGCCCAAAGACAAGCCTGAGGGGCAGTCAGGATGCGAACAGTCTCAGGTCACAAGTCGCAAGAAAGTGAAATCTGCAGGTGCCATGTCCAAGGGAAAGCGCAAACCCATCAACCGCAAGCATGTTAGTGTTGCCAAGACCAGCGGAGGGTTAAAGAGGAGGAAAGATTATAACAATGCGGGCCCACATAAGCCTGAATCACATACGCCTATCAAGAGGGGAGCGAAGAGATCCGCAGAGGACCACACAGAGAACAGGTCAGTCGACATGTCCAACCAGCAATGTAAATCTCGACCCGTTCCTGATAAACCCCGCAGCAGAGCTCTGCAGCTGGAGAACAGCAGCTCCGATAATGACTGCTTTGTTGTCGATGATGATAGCAACGCAGCCCCACGTAAGCCTGGATCACATAGCCCCATCAAGGGGACAGTGGAGGGATCTGCAGAGAACCACACCGAGAACACCTCGGCCACTGGGAATCTCGTGAGCAGAAGAACCTGGTCACGGTTGAATAACAACATTGATAGTTACGACGACGAAAGCGACAGCCCACGCCCTGGCCGTGCCACCAGCTCTGATAGGGATGATCGAAGGTCAACCGAACGCTCCCGAGAATCCCAGGAATCGCCCGATGGCAAGAACACTACGCTTGACGTACCCGATACGCGATCTATACATGTGTCTACGGACGGTGTAGGCAATGCTCCTCACAC GGAGGTTGTCTCTAGTGATAAACAGGAGAGTGTTGACAGTGAGGAACAGAACGACCAGTCTGACGCACCTCCGTCGGCCAAACGCACCCAAGGATCCCAGGAATTGCCCGATGGCAAGAACACTACGCTTGACGTACCCAATACGCGGTCTATGTATGTGTCTACGGACGGCGTTGGCAATGCGCCTCAAGC GGAGGTTGTCTCTAGTGATAAACAGGAGAGTGTTGACAGTGAGGAACAGAACGACCAGTCTGACGCACCTCCGTCGGCCAAACGCACCCAAGGATCCCAGGAATTGCCCGATGGCAAGAACACTACGCTTGACGTACCCGATACGCGATCTATACATGTGTCTACGGACGGTGTAGGCAATGCTCCTCACAC GGAGGTTGTCTCTAGTGATAAACAGGAGAGTGTTGACAGTGAGGAACAGAACGACCAGTCTGACGCACCTCCGTCGGCCAAACGCACCCAAGGATCCCAGGAATTGCCCGATGGCAAGAACACTACGCTTGACGTACCCAATACGCGGTCTATGTATGTGTCTACGGACGGCGTTGGCAATGCGCCTCAAGC GATGGTTGTCACTGATGCTGAAGAGGAGGTTCTTGAGGGTGAGAAACAGGACGTCCTGGTTTCAAACCAGTTGCAAGAACGTGACAGGCATCAACCTTCCTCTGATCCAGCTCAGAATTATCCCCATTGCAACACATCAACTGCCGAAATCATTCACACGCATCTACACGCCACCGATCAAGGGACTGTGGTCTGCCAGCAGGAACAGCTACACCATCTGCAAGGGCAGCAAGGCCCTCACCTACAGGAGCCCAAGACACCTGTGGTATTGCAGGCACAAGAGTGGCATCAGCAGCAGTACTCACAAGGGCTGCAACAGCAACAGTACTCACAAGAGCTGCAACAGCAACAGTACTCACAAGAGCTGCAACAGCAGCAGTACTCGCAATGGCAGCAAAAGCCTTATCCGCAAGATCTCCAAACACCTGTGGTCCTGCAGCCACAAGGGCTGCAACAGCAGCAGTACTCACAagggcagcaacagcagcagtacTCGCAATGGCAGCAAAAGCCTTATCCGCAAGATCCCCAAACACCTATGGTCCTGCAGCCACAAGgggagcaacagcagcagcaagggTCTACATCAAACCCAGGATTCATTGACACTCATAAGATGTTAGAGGGCTTGAATCCTGTAATCCACCGTCAAGAGAGCCTGTACCATCTGCAATCACATGCCCCCCAAGGCTTTTGTCTGCCACAGCTAATGCCAATCACCACACCAGCACAATGTGAACCGGATATAAGCTATCAAGAACCCTCACCGAATCTATCACAAGAGCATGGAGACGGGGGGACAGAGGACTTTGACATGCTGCTGATTGCTGTGAAGCAGTCGGTCTTGTGTTCCACATGTAAGACTATGTTCAACAGGGCCATTGTATGCGATGGATACCTGATTGAGCTCAACAGGGCCATACAATGTGAGTGCCATTGTGTGACCTGCACACTCTGTTACCGTAAAGGTAAACCTTGTAGACTGTGCAGACTTAAACCAAAAAACGGTCTTGTGAGTACCATCGCAAACACCCTCACCAGTTGCCCTGTTCTGGACAAGATAGGAGATTGGGACTTGGGGCTCGATGACACTGACCCTTTCAAAACCGAAAACGAAATCAACGAATGTGTGCGGCAGATCCTTACTCAGGACCAGCCTCCCAGTGCTGAGGACCTGGACCGAG CATTCGAAACCCTCATCCAAGATGGAAATGATACTATGACCTTCAAGTACTGGCCAAACAAACCTATGCCACTGCACGTGGCCAACAAATACGTGTGCATCCCTCACGTACCCGGGTTCTGGGACCATGTTATTGTGGCAACCCACGCTCCACACACAATGGAGGATTTGATCGGCCCCGATGTCTTCCTGCCAAAGTTGTTTGGTGTGGAACTCGGTTGCTACAGGTTTCACTGGTGCTGCTTGGTGTTGAAGAAACAGATGGTCTTGTCTGTGTGGTGCACTGATGAGCCTGGCAATGGACAACCAAGAGTTATCCCTATTGTTGAAAATGATCTGAGAAGCTATACAGATTCTCCAAAGTTCACAGACATGGTGTTCTATCTCCGTGAGTGGTTTACAGCTCAGTACACATCCCCATCCAGGGAACTCAATATGGTATTGGATTGTAAGCCTTCACAAGGTTCTACCTTTGTTCATTTCATAGCATACTTGGCTTCTAAGATTGGAATGAGATGTGTGACCCCTAATGTCTCCCAGGTCAAGACCAAACATGATATGAATTACCATCTGAACCTCAAGGCTGCAGACCACATATTCGCTGAACCAAGTGTTTCAGGTTATTGTTTAAATATTGTTGACGAGTTTGCCCATCGTAACAACACGAAGGCTGTCTCTGTCAGCGTGCAGTGTGTTTACACATGCACCGAGAAATACTCTGTCATGTAA
- the LOC116677135 gene encoding uncharacterized protein LOC116677135 isoform X2, which translates to MARNSYRDNYYQCHNRDEGSDSYPGWRESTPTPERNQRLRLETEGVARHSKSGINNRDSSAGQNNVGYQGKKGAFCDRSQFQANRPRFQPDRLSLKTGECQARQNSDKRAPRDRAPPYGAQVNFRKREGCITPSEGQPKSCWTSDTYADDLTWSPNSYQSQSRGGGYCSRTTRRGRSQGTRGDHSQGTRGRHSRGTRACHSQGTRGGHSKGTRGGRSQRPRCGRSQRARGSPGGNNESPVCDLTRRGHEPFTRDSVNRKRKNVDKARQEAKRSRYDKPNETRRGSAADRTGDTSIDMSRKQSRSPYKNASRMKQPDDNPSDGELLGTPGVSKLPREAKLASEEPTRDEPESRSGPVSTDEEGLARGTEVASVVHVVRDRKKQKSLCVNKLKLPKDKPEGQSGCEQSQVTSRKKVKSAGAMSKGKRKPINRKHVSVAKTSGGLKRRKDYNNAGPHKPESHTPIKRGAKRSAEDHTENRSVDMSNQQCKSRPVPDKPRSRALQLENSSSDNDCFVVDDDSNAAPRKPGSHSPIKGTVEGSAENHTENTSATGNLVSRRTWSRLNNNIDSYDDESDSPRPGRATSSDRDDRRSTERSRESQESPDGKNTTLDVPDTRSIHVSTDGVGNAPHTEVVSSDKQESVDSEEQNDQSDAPPSAKRTQGSQELPDGKNTTLDVPNTRSMYVSTDGVGNAPQAEVVSSDKQESVDSEEQNDQSDAPPSAKRTQGSQELPDGKNTTLDVPDTRSIHVSTDGVGNAPHTEVVSSDKQESVDSEEQNDQSDAPPSAKRTQGSQELPDGKNTTLDVPNTRSMMVVTDAEEEVLEGEKQDVLVSNQLQERDRHQPSSDPAQNYPHCNTSTAEIIHTHLHATDQGTVVCQQEQLHHLQGQQGPHLQEPKTPVVLQAQEWHQQQYSQGLQQQQYSQELQQQQYSQELQQQQYSQWQQKPYPQDLQTPVVLQPQGLQQQQYSQGQQQQQYSQWQQKPYPQDPQTPMVLQPQGEQQQQQGSTSNPGFIDTHKMLEGLNPVIHRQESLYHLQSHAPQGFCLPQLMPITTPAQCEPDISYQEPSPNLSQEHGDGGTEDFDMLLIAVKQSVLCSTCKTMFNRAIVCDGYLIELNRAIQCECHCVTCTLCYRKGKPCRLCRLKPKNGLVSTIANTLTSCPVLDKIGDWDLGLDDTDPFKTENEINECVRQILTQDQPPSAEDLDRAFETLIQDGNDTMTFKYWPNKPMPLHVANKYVCIPHVPGFWDHVIVATHAPHTMEDLIGPDVFLPKLFGVELGCYRFHWCCLVLKKQMVLSVWCTDEPGNGQPRVIPIVENDLRSYTDSPKFTDMVFYLREWFTAQYTSPSRELNMVLDCKPSQGSTFVHFIAYLASKIGMRCVTPNVSQVKTKHDMNYHLNLKAADHIFAEPSVSGYCLNIVDEFAHRNNTKAVSVSVQCVYTCTEKYSVM; encoded by the exons ATGGCTCGTAATTCCTACAGAGATAATTACTACCAGTGTCACAACAGAGATGAAGGATCTGACAGTTATCCAGGGTGGAGAGAATCAACACCCACTCCAGAGCGAAACCAAAGGTTGAGGTTGGAGACTGAAGGTGTAGCTAGGCATAGCAAGTCTGGCATCAACAACCGAGACTCGTCTGCTGGGCAAAACAATGTTGGGTACCAGGGAAAAAAAGGAGCCTTCTGTGATAGATCTCAGTTTCAGGCCAATAGACCCAGGTTTCAGCCAGACCGGTTATCACTCAAGACAGGTGAATGCCAGGCTAGACAAAACAGTGACAAGCGAGCACCAAGGGATCGTGCTCCTCCATATGGTGCACAAGTGAACTTCCGTAAACGTGAAGGGTGTATTACACCCTCCGAAGGGCAACCCAAAAGCTGCTGGACATCTGATACATATGCCGATGACCTGACTTGGTCTCCAAACAGCTACCAGTCACAGTCGAGAGGCGGTGGCTACTGTTCCCGGACCACACGACGCGGTCGCTCTCAGGGCACACGTGGCGACCACTCTCAGGGCACACGTGGCCGCCACTCTCGGGGCACACGTGCCTGCCACTCTCAGGGTACCCGTGGCGGCCACTCTAAGGGCACACGTGGCGGTCGCTCTCAGCGTCCACGATGCGGCCGCTCTCAGCGCGCACGAGGCAGTCCAGGTGGCAACAATGAGAGTCCTGTATGTGACTTAACCAGGAGAGGGCATGAACCCTTCACCAGGGATTCTGTGAACCGCAAGCGCAAGAATGTTGACAAGGCCCGCCAAGAGGCAAAGCGTAGCAGATACGATAAGCCTAACGAGACGagaagaggatctgcagcagaCCGTACCGGGGATACATCGATTGACATGTCCAGAAAGCAGTCTAGGTCTCCCTATAAAAATGCGAGTCGCATGAAACAGCCTGATGACAATCCCAGTGATGGCGAACTTCTTGGCACGCCTGGTGTGTCCAAGTTGCCACGTGAAGCCAAGCTTGCATCTGAGGAACCTACTCGTGACGAACCCGAGAGCCGGTCCGGGCCTGTGTCTACAGATGAAGAAGGCCTTGCACGTGGCAC GGAGGTTGCAAGTGTTGTACACGTTGTCCGTGACCGTAAAAAACAGAAATCCCTGTGTGTTAACAAGCTGAAATTGCCCAAAGACAAGCCTGAGGGGCAGTCAGGATGCGAACAGTCTCAGGTCACAAGTCGCAAGAAAGTGAAATCTGCAGGTGCCATGTCCAAGGGAAAGCGCAAACCCATCAACCGCAAGCATGTTAGTGTTGCCAAGACCAGCGGAGGGTTAAAGAGGAGGAAAGATTATAACAATGCGGGCCCACATAAGCCTGAATCACATACGCCTATCAAGAGGGGAGCGAAGAGATCCGCAGAGGACCACACAGAGAACAGGTCAGTCGACATGTCCAACCAGCAATGTAAATCTCGACCCGTTCCTGATAAACCCCGCAGCAGAGCTCTGCAGCTGGAGAACAGCAGCTCCGATAATGACTGCTTTGTTGTCGATGATGATAGCAACGCAGCCCCACGTAAGCCTGGATCACATAGCCCCATCAAGGGGACAGTGGAGGGATCTGCAGAGAACCACACCGAGAACACCTCGGCCACTGGGAATCTCGTGAGCAGAAGAACCTGGTCACGGTTGAATAACAACATTGATAGTTACGACGACGAAAGCGACAGCCCACGCCCTGGCCGTGCCACCAGCTCTGATAGGGATGATCGAAGGTCAACCGAACGCTCCCGAGAATCCCAGGAATCGCCCGATGGCAAGAACACTACGCTTGACGTACCCGATACGCGATCTATACATGTGTCTACGGACGGTGTAGGCAATGCTCCTCACAC GGAGGTTGTCTCTAGTGATAAACAGGAGAGTGTTGACAGTGAGGAACAGAACGACCAGTCTGACGCACCTCCGTCGGCCAAACGCACCCAAGGATCCCAGGAATTGCCCGATGGCAAGAACACTACGCTTGACGTACCCAATACGCGGTCTATGTATGTGTCTACGGACGGCGTTGGCAATGCGCCTCAAGC GGAGGTTGTCTCTAGTGATAAACAGGAGAGTGTTGACAGTGAGGAACAGAACGACCAGTCTGACGCACCTCCGTCGGCCAAACGCACCCAAGGATCCCAGGAATTGCCCGATGGCAAGAACACTACGCTTGACGTACCCGATACGCGATCTATACATGTGTCTACGGACGGTGTAGGCAATGCTCCTCACAC GGAGGTTGTCTCTAGTGATAAACAGGAGAGTGTTGACAGTGAGGAACAGAACGACCAGTCTGACGCACCTCCGTCGGCCAAACGCACCCAAGGATCCCAGGAATTGCCCGATGGCAAGAACACTACGCTTGACGTACCCAATACGCGGTCTAT GATGGTTGTCACTGATGCTGAAGAGGAGGTTCTTGAGGGTGAGAAACAGGACGTCCTGGTTTCAAACCAGTTGCAAGAACGTGACAGGCATCAACCTTCCTCTGATCCAGCTCAGAATTATCCCCATTGCAACACATCAACTGCCGAAATCATTCACACGCATCTACACGCCACCGATCAAGGGACTGTGGTCTGCCAGCAGGAACAGCTACACCATCTGCAAGGGCAGCAAGGCCCTCACCTACAGGAGCCCAAGACACCTGTGGTATTGCAGGCACAAGAGTGGCATCAGCAGCAGTACTCACAAGGGCTGCAACAGCAACAGTACTCACAAGAGCTGCAACAGCAACAGTACTCACAAGAGCTGCAACAGCAGCAGTACTCGCAATGGCAGCAAAAGCCTTATCCGCAAGATCTCCAAACACCTGTGGTCCTGCAGCCACAAGGGCTGCAACAGCAGCAGTACTCACAagggcagcaacagcagcagtacTCGCAATGGCAGCAAAAGCCTTATCCGCAAGATCCCCAAACACCTATGGTCCTGCAGCCACAAGgggagcaacagcagcagcaagggTCTACATCAAACCCAGGATTCATTGACACTCATAAGATGTTAGAGGGCTTGAATCCTGTAATCCACCGTCAAGAGAGCCTGTACCATCTGCAATCACATGCCCCCCAAGGCTTTTGTCTGCCACAGCTAATGCCAATCACCACACCAGCACAATGTGAACCGGATATAAGCTATCAAGAACCCTCACCGAATCTATCACAAGAGCATGGAGACGGGGGGACAGAGGACTTTGACATGCTGCTGATTGCTGTGAAGCAGTCGGTCTTGTGTTCCACATGTAAGACTATGTTCAACAGGGCCATTGTATGCGATGGATACCTGATTGAGCTCAACAGGGCCATACAATGTGAGTGCCATTGTGTGACCTGCACACTCTGTTACCGTAAAGGTAAACCTTGTAGACTGTGCAGACTTAAACCAAAAAACGGTCTTGTGAGTACCATCGCAAACACCCTCACCAGTTGCCCTGTTCTGGACAAGATAGGAGATTGGGACTTGGGGCTCGATGACACTGACCCTTTCAAAACCGAAAACGAAATCAACGAATGTGTGCGGCAGATCCTTACTCAGGACCAGCCTCCCAGTGCTGAGGACCTGGACCGAG CATTCGAAACCCTCATCCAAGATGGAAATGATACTATGACCTTCAAGTACTGGCCAAACAAACCTATGCCACTGCACGTGGCCAACAAATACGTGTGCATCCCTCACGTACCCGGGTTCTGGGACCATGTTATTGTGGCAACCCACGCTCCACACACAATGGAGGATTTGATCGGCCCCGATGTCTTCCTGCCAAAGTTGTTTGGTGTGGAACTCGGTTGCTACAGGTTTCACTGGTGCTGCTTGGTGTTGAAGAAACAGATGGTCTTGTCTGTGTGGTGCACTGATGAGCCTGGCAATGGACAACCAAGAGTTATCCCTATTGTTGAAAATGATCTGAGAAGCTATACAGATTCTCCAAAGTTCACAGACATGGTGTTCTATCTCCGTGAGTGGTTTACAGCTCAGTACACATCCCCATCCAGGGAACTCAATATGGTATTGGATTGTAAGCCTTCACAAGGTTCTACCTTTGTTCATTTCATAGCATACTTGGCTTCTAAGATTGGAATGAGATGTGTGACCCCTAATGTCTCCCAGGTCAAGACCAAACATGATATGAATTACCATCTGAACCTCAAGGCTGCAGACCACATATTCGCTGAACCAAGTGTTTCAGGTTATTGTTTAAATATTGTTGACGAGTTTGCCCATCGTAACAACACGAAGGCTGTCTCTGTCAGCGTGCAGTGTGTTTACACATGCACCGAGAAATACTCTGTCATGTAA